The proteins below come from a single Serratia fonticola genomic window:
- a CDS encoding MFS transporter produces the protein MQKRTPQEIERSAIRKMTLNIVPLMILLYFLAFLDRNNMAYAAIALEDSLGLTASAFGFASGIFFIGYFMFEIPSNAGTIKFGPRIWFARILITWGIFAVLMGFVRTPMELYICRFMLGVCEAGFFPSVVYYFTVFFPEKYRTKILGMFIIVQPLSNAIGSPISGLILNIEHGWFGLEPWQWLFILEGIPPVIIGLFIPFIIKNSPKDVGYLDVEEKAWLMDNATRSKSGSKVKLSDFMQGIKNKKYLLYAMLNFGMVCGIYGFGMWLPSIITAISGDDIFHVSLIAFIPYGLAALLVYPWSLWASKSKKIGVFAGISMIVAAFGLIGAVVFFNYNVFIALMFLSVAAIGIYTSVPSFLSMPANISTGAAAAAGLAVVSCIGNIGGFVAPYVVGLLKDVTNSNTSGLIFLSLCLLVTGLICIFYCAKQREGVIRS, from the coding sequence ATGCAAAAAAGAACGCCTCAGGAAATTGAACGCAGTGCCATTAGGAAAATGACGCTGAATATTGTCCCGTTAATGATCTTATTATACTTTCTGGCTTTTTTGGATCGTAATAATATGGCCTATGCGGCAATTGCTCTGGAAGATAGCCTGGGGTTAACCGCCTCGGCCTTTGGCTTTGCCTCTGGGATATTCTTTATCGGCTATTTTATGTTTGAAATCCCCAGTAATGCGGGAACCATCAAGTTTGGGCCGCGTATCTGGTTTGCCAGGATCCTTATCACCTGGGGAATATTTGCCGTGTTGATGGGTTTTGTCCGCACGCCGATGGAGTTGTATATCTGTAGATTTATGCTGGGAGTCTGTGAGGCGGGTTTTTTCCCCTCGGTTGTCTATTACTTCACGGTGTTTTTCCCGGAGAAGTACCGCACCAAAATCCTCGGCATGTTTATCATCGTACAGCCGTTGTCGAACGCTATCGGTTCACCGATTTCTGGGCTGATCCTTAACATCGAACATGGCTGGTTTGGCCTGGAGCCCTGGCAGTGGCTGTTTATCCTCGAAGGCATTCCACCGGTGATTATTGGCCTGTTTATCCCTTTTATTATCAAGAACTCACCGAAAGATGTGGGCTATCTCGATGTGGAAGAGAAAGCCTGGCTGATGGACAACGCCACGCGTAGCAAATCGGGTTCCAAGGTCAAGCTGTCTGATTTTATGCAGGGCATAAAAAATAAAAAGTATCTGTTATACGCCATGTTGAATTTTGGCATGGTGTGCGGGATCTACGGTTTCGGGATGTGGCTGCCTTCCATTATCACAGCTATCTCTGGTGATGATATTTTCCACGTAAGCCTGATTGCTTTTATTCCCTATGGCTTGGCCGCTCTGCTGGTTTATCCGTGGAGCCTATGGGCCAGTAAAAGCAAAAAAATCGGCGTGTTTGCCGGTATCAGCATGATTGTCGCCGCCTTTGGCCTGATAGGTGCCGTGGTGTTTTTTAACTACAACGTATTTATTGCGTTGATGTTCCTGAGCGTTGCTGCGATAGGTATCTATACCTCGGTTCCTTCATTCCTTTCCATGCCCGCCAATATTTCTACCGGGGCGGCGGCAGCGGCCGGACTGGCGGTGGTGAGCTGTATCGGTAATATCGGGGGCTTTGTCGCGCCTTATGTGGTCGGGTTATTAAAGGACGTTACTAACAGTAATACTTCGGGGCTGATTTTCCTGTCACTGTGTTTATTGGTTACCGGATTGATCTGCATTTTTTACTGCGCCAAACAGCGTGAAGGCGTTATTCGCTCATAA
- a CDS encoding LacI family DNA-binding transcriptional regulator translates to MANIRDVAHLAGVSVSSVSNVLNGRSNQMRPETRLRIEQVMRELNYQPNRVAQQLKTGHARMIGLLVPSIVNPSFSALAREVDLAAKEHRYRVLLGNTYRQEDEERTFIEDMFAHGVRGIIVAASDIRKTHFAQAAEMGMMIVNYDNRMAGSFTADVRLFDSVSMDNVEAGRLAAQHLIERGCRNIVFATESSLTMSRSHKIEGFLTVVRNHRLPAQQRVIEGKASGEYGDTEMAELGFTLAAQVLALSPRPDGVVAINDALGIGLLAGLREAGVAVPGEISVVGIDNIPLSGLVWPALTSVMPPLAEMAQVMVERLLQRVGDPTLIPEEFIFPPTLVSRQSVITITP, encoded by the coding sequence ATGGCCAATATTCGTGATGTCGCGCATCTCGCCGGTGTTTCCGTGAGCAGCGTTTCCAACGTGTTAAATGGGCGCAGCAATCAAATGCGCCCGGAAACCCGGCTGCGTATCGAACAGGTGATGCGCGAATTGAACTATCAGCCCAACAGAGTGGCGCAGCAGTTGAAAACCGGGCATGCCCGGATGATCGGTCTGCTGGTTCCCTCGATCGTCAACCCCAGCTTTTCTGCCCTGGCTCGCGAGGTTGACCTGGCGGCTAAAGAACACCGCTACCGGGTGCTGTTGGGCAACACCTATCGGCAAGAAGATGAAGAGCGCACCTTTATCGAAGATATGTTCGCCCATGGGGTGCGCGGCATTATCGTTGCGGCGAGTGATATCCGTAAGACCCATTTTGCACAGGCTGCCGAAATGGGAATGATGATCGTCAACTACGATAACCGGATGGCGGGGAGCTTCACCGCTGATGTCCGGTTATTCGACAGCGTCTCAATGGACAACGTAGAGGCCGGTCGGCTGGCGGCTCAACACCTGATCGAGCGCGGTTGTCGCAATATCGTCTTTGCCACCGAGTCCAGTCTGACCATGAGCCGCAGCCATAAGATTGAAGGGTTTCTCACCGTGGTGCGTAATCATCGCCTGCCCGCTCAGCAGCGGGTGATAGAAGGCAAAGCCAGCGGAGAGTATGGCGATACCGAGATGGCCGAACTAGGCTTTACCCTCGCCGCTCAGGTACTTGCTCTTTCTCCGCGCCCGGATGGCGTGGTGGCTATCAACGATGCTCTGGGTATCGGCCTGTTGGCGGGGCTGCGGGAAGCTGGAGTGGCGGTGCCTGGTGAGATATCGGTGGTGGGCATCGACAATATTCCGCTCTCGGGGCTGGTGTGGCCCGCACTGACCTCCGTCATGCCACCGCTTGCCGAGATGGCCCAGGTGATGGTGGAGCGCTTATTGCAACGCGTGGGGGATCCTACATTAATCCCTGAAGAGTTTATTTTCCCGCCGACGTTAGTCAGCCGCCAGTCGGTAATAACTATTACGCCATAA
- a CDS encoding type II toxin-antitoxin system Phd/YefM family antitoxin, producing the protein MVNFTFSQAKTQFKQMMATAQREPICITQNGQPSVVVMPVEDYNAFAEFKLQNLRAKLEHSINQAKLGKLHEGEWVFDELINDI; encoded by the coding sequence ATGGTTAACTTTACGTTCAGTCAGGCCAAAACCCAGTTTAAACAAATGATGGCTACAGCCCAGCGTGAACCAATTTGTATCACTCAAAACGGTCAACCCTCCGTAGTGGTCATGCCTGTTGAGGACTATAATGCGTTTGCAGAGTTTAAGTTACAAAACCTGCGCGCCAAGCTTGAGCACTCTATAAATCAAGCCAAGCTAGGAAAGTTACATGAGGGAGAGTGGGTATTTGACGAACTGATAAACGATATATGA